A single window of Nicotiana tomentosiformis chromosome 1, ASM39032v3, whole genome shotgun sequence DNA harbors:
- the LOC138891506 gene encoding uncharacterized protein translates to MGICGQEKIKDHLGHFMNIMEINPRRDLIEALVHFWDPNYNVFHFNGFEMTPTLEELAGYTRLGDELRKKRPLASRDVTGSEFLEQMTISQNKIASVERGHVRLDFLYDRYGCPGGFSKHGKELDNKIGYKAWQSHGRKAFLVAFLGTMVFPRHDKNIDIRLSGIVTILLHRKDVTIIPMVLYDIYCALTKCQEGKDFFEGYNIILQIWFLEHLLSHPIRVKFSVHWSHNELGDEFEDLTEDSSFPKGVEAWRGHLQKLTATEITWNYHWFSPKEVIYRSYHHSFLILMGLRGFQPYVPMRAICQLGRKQVVPTVDHMQRFT, encoded by the coding sequence ATGGGCATTTGTGGGCAGGAAAAGATAAAGGACCATCTGGGTCACTTTATGAACATTATGGAGATCAACCCAAGGAGGGACTTAATCGAGGCATTGGTGCATTTCTGGGATCCCAATTACAACGTATTCCATTTTAATGGTTTTGAAATGACTCCCACTTTGGAAGAGTTAGCTGGATACACAAGGTTAGGTGATGAGCTTCGGAAGAAGAGACCTTTGGCCTCAAGGGATGTCACTGGCAGTGAGTTCCTTGAGCAGATGACAATCAGCCAAAATAAAATAGCAAGTGTGGAACGAGGGCACGTCCGATTGGATTTCTTGTACGACAGGTATGGGTGTCCAGGTGGATTTTCAAAGCACGGAAAGGAGCTTGATAATAAAATTGGATACAAAGCTTGGCAAAGCCATGGGCGGAAAGCATTCCTAGTGGCATTTCTAGGGACAATGGTTTTCCCGAGACATGACAAAAATATTGATATTCGATTATCTGGCATAGTCACCATTTTATTGCATCGAAAGGACGTCACTATCATTCCTATGGTATTGTATGATATTTACTGTGCCCTGACCAAGTGTCAGGAAGGAAAAGATTTCTTTGAAGGCTATAACATCATACTCCAAATATGGTTTTTAGAGCACCTTCTCAGTCATCCAATACGGGTAAAATTTAGTGTTCATTGGAGCCACAATGAGCTTGGAGATGAGTTTGAAGATTTGACTGAAGACAGTAGCTTTCCCAAGGGAGTCGAAGCATGGAGAGGGCATCTTCAAAAGTTGACCGCTACTGAAATCACATGGAACTACCACTGGTTCTCACCAAAAGAAGTCATATATAGATCTTACCACCATTCGTTTTTGATTTTGATGGGTCTTCGGGGTTTTCAACCGTATGTGCCTATGAGAGCCATATGCCAGTTAGGTCGAAAACAAGTAGTGCCCACAGTGGATCACATGCAAAGATTCACATGA